The sequence AAGCTGCCTGCCGCGGCCATGAGACCCGCAGCAAAAAGTCCGGTATAAAACATCAGTCGCACCAATAAAACCAGCCGTGAAAACAGTCGCATCAGCCTTCTGCCTTGAGCATCAGCATCAACTGCCAGACAGCCCATTCCCTGGCTTTGACTTCCACGACACAGGTTTCACCCAGATGCTGGAATTCAAATCCCAAACCGATAAAACCGTCCTGAACGGCATTGCCCACCCCCACCCGCTCAAGAAGACCTTTTTCAGACAACAGATCTTGTGTATCCAGAATCAGATCAGATCTCATATCTCCAGGCAGCCTTGAAACGGCTGTAAAGAAAAGGGAGGCCGGATAAATCCTGCCAAAAAATTCAGGGACATTATCCAGGGTGCCAGGGATTATGGATCGACTGCCGTTGTTACCCAAAATCTGGGCATCCAGGTCCACCTGCTGAACCACACGGTTCCGGGTATCAATAAAAAAAATTTTTATACCGCCCATGCGGCCTTCGCAAAAAATCCGATCCGTGACGCCGCCGTTAAGCAGCCATACCAGACGCATCGGGTCTACCACACGCCTGCGGCGGTAGGCAGGTAAAGCCAGATACAACTCCCTGAACCGATCCTTGTCCAGGTTTGCCCACTCCCCTGGCCCCAATTTAGCCGCAAGATCTGCAAATGAATCTGCTCTCCGCACCGTTTGTCCGGCACGTTCTCGATCAAGCGCCAGTTGATCCAAAGATTGCATGGCACTGACCATATGGCGCCCTGCATCCCAGATAGCACCATTTTCAGGCCGGGCGTCATTGGTGGACGACAGATAATTGCCCACCAGACGTTCACACCAGTCAAAACGAAATTCAGCGGCAACAAGAATAGAGGAGATCAATAAAACAGCCAGATTTAAAACTGAACAGGTCCGTTTAAAACACTCTTCCGGGGTCCCCGGCCCATACCAGTTTTGCATGCGCAGATTCATAAAAAAAAAGGTTATGCTTTGCCCACAGCTTTCATTGAATCGTTGAACACAGCATACATCTGTTCATGTTCAGACAGGGCCACGGCTAAAACATCATTCACCAAGGAGGCGTCTTCCATCTCAAGGTCCTGGGATTTTATCACATAATTTGCACTGAGATTCAATGCCGTCATGGCATTACCGGTCTCAAACCCCGGACCAAGCCGGATAAGACAGATCTTGCGGCGAAGGAACATATCCATATTGTTCATATATGCAGTTATGATCTTGTCAGTATCAAAGGCATCATCTATCACCACCAGCGGGTAGACATAATATTCAAGATTTTTCAATGCCTGGGCCTGTGTATCCGGCACATGGGCTTTCAATCCGACATTTTCAAGGCCGGCCATAATCCGATTTCGCCCAAGACTCGGTGCGATACAGACCAGGGCCTGGTTCCCACCGCCGGCCTGAAGCATAGAAACATCGGAACCCATGTCGGCTATGTTCGGCTCAAAATCGGCAGCCCCGGCATTCCCGGCCGATGCCTTGACGGGAACAGAGGTCCCGCATTTGGGACATTTAAATGAAAAGTCCTTGTCTTTTGGTATCTTATCATCGGGCAAGTTGGCATTATTGCCGCATGACGGACAAGCAATCTTCATAATAGGTTATCCTCCTCTCCCCCATAACTGCGGTCAATTTCAAGGGACTCAATGCCACTGGTGGATTCACCCCTGGCACTTTTAATCCGGTCAAGCCCCCTGCCCACAATATCTTTGCGTGACGCATAGGCCATGGCCGTGTTTTCGTCTATCTTTCCTGTTTCATACAAACTTACAATGAACTCGTCAAAGGAAATCATCCCCTGGGCTTTACCGGCAACAATAATGTCATTAAAGGTCTTGCCTTCGGACTCTCCGTTTAAAATGCTGTCCTTGACTCGCAGGTTGGTAGCCATAATTTCAAAGGCTGCCACACGTCCCCCGCCCACCTTGGGCAAAAGCCGTTGGGCCACCACCCACCGAACAGTGTCGGCCAGACGAATGCGAATTTGGGTTTCCTCTTCCGTGGAAAACATGCCCAGTACACGGTTGATGGTCTGCCCGGCATCCACGGTATGCAGGGTGGAGACCACCAGGTGACCGGTCTCAGCGGCGGCCAGGCCGATTTCAACGGTTTCCCGGTCACGCATCTCGCCCACCAGAATAACCTTGGGGGCCTGGCGCAAAGCGGCCCGCAACCCCGAGGCAAAGGTGTCAAAATCCATACCCAACTCCCGCTGGTTAAACGTGGATCTTTTCTGAGTATGCTGATACTCTATGGGGTCTTCCAGGGTAATGACATGCACGGATTTGGTATCGTTAATCTTATCTAAAAGTGCGGCAAGTGAGGTTGATTTACCGGAACCTGTGGCACCTGTAACAAAAATGATACCATTCTTTTCCTCAGCCATTTTATGGAAACTTGCTGGCAAATTTAGCTTTTCAATGGTAGGGATAGCAGTTTCAAGCTTTCTTAATACAATGGCATATTTGCCTGACCTGGAAAAAATGTTCACCCTAAATCTTGCCTTGGTACTCAGCTGGTAGGATAAATCACAGCTGCCTTCCCGCAGCAGCGTTTCAAGCTGTTTTCTATCATTATTGATAAGATTAAGCGCCAGAGCCTCGGTTTGAAACGGTGTCAGCACCTTGAATCCCGGCCCCAGATCGACAGGCAAAAGTTGGCCGGAACTTTCCACCTGAAGGGGCTTTCCCGGGGTAATATTTAAGTCCGACACATTATTGTGGGAATCCAGCATTTTTGTAAGGATATAATCAAGCTGCTGTTTTTTCATGCCTTACTCCTATGATTGAACCGCTGATTACGCTTCAGTAAAATCTGCAGGCGGCTTTTTAAGAAAAGGCCGGAACAGCGATTTGTTGTTTGCCTTTGAATAGGCATCATCGGCACCGACCTTTCCTTCTTTGTATAGCTTCATGATGGCATCGTCCAAAAGTTGCATCCCGTACTGCTTGCCGGTCTGGATCATGGAAGGAATCTGATGGGTTTTGGATTCGCGAATAAGATTTCGGACCGCAGGGGTTGCCACAAGGATTTCCAGTGCGGCACACCTACCCTTTTTGTCAATCCGTTTAAACAGCACCTGGGCCACGATGGCACGAAGGCCGTCTGACAGTGTGGATCGAATCTGGGCCTGTTCGCTGCTGGGAAAGACTTCAACAAGCCTGTCCACGGTTTTATGAGCACTTGATGTATGCAAGGTACCAAATACCAGATGACCGGTAGAAGCCGCTTCAACAGCCAAAGAGATAGTTTCAAGATCCCGAAGCTCACCCACCAGGATGATATCCGGATCCTCACGCAAGGCACCGCGAAGCGCCGAAGAAAAGGTTTTGGTATGGGTGCCCACCTCCCGGTGGTTCACAATACAGCCCTGACTTTTGTGAACAAACTCGATGGGATCTTCCACGGTAATAATATGGTCTTTTCTGTTTCTGTTGGCCTGGTCAATGATGGCGGCAAGAGTAGTTGATTTACCGGAACCGGTGGGCCCTGTAACCAGCACTAACCCCCTGGGCAAATCTGCCAGTTTCGAAATCACCGCCGGCAAACCCAGTGCTTCGGCTGTCAGGATGTTTGACGGAATTTCGCGGAACACAGCGGCTATACCGTTTTTCTGCATGAAATAATTGGCTCTGTAGCGGGCAAGGCCTGGAATCTCATATCCAAAGTCAACATCCCCGGTCTCTTCAAATTCCTTAATCTTTTCCTGGGAGGTGATCTCATAAAGCATGCCGCGCAGTTTGTCATTGGTCAATTTATCGTATTTAATTCGCTCAATATCGCCGTGAAGTCTCAGCGCCGGCTGCTGTCCTGCAGTCAGGTGGAGGTCGGACGCCCCCTGATCATGCATAAGCTTGAAAAACGCATCAATTTCAGCCATTTCTTCCCCTTATATTTTATCGTTTGCCCCCTGAACGGAGAATATTGGAAACGCCTGCCCACAACGCAACACAGCCCTCTACGATAAGGGCGTACCATCAAACGCGTTATGTGAAACAAAATAACGTATTAAATTACTTTTTATGTTTCGTTATGGGTTGAGCCTGGGTGTATATTTTTGAATCAGCCCTGCCCATTGATATTATATACGAAAGTCTGTGTAATCTACACAAACTTTTCAACATTCGTTTTGGGCTGAGCCTGGGTGTAGTAAATTAGACCAAGGACGGCCCATGGCCGTTATTTAAAAGAAATCAGGCCCGACGGATAAACTTCAGGGCCGTGTCTGATTCGTCGGCCGCTTTATTTTCTTCTTTGGTCATCTCGAGCAGTTTTGAATGTGACTCAAGCACCGAACTAATCTGCATTTCAAGCTGGATCCGCTGGCGTTTAAGTTCCGTAATATCGCTGTGCAACTGGGAAAGCCGTTTGTGGGCCTGGTTCAAAATTTTTTCAGCCTGAACTTCTGCGTTGGCAATAATGACCTGGGCTGATTTTTCCGCATTATCCTTCATCTGCTCCAAGACCTTCTGCGACTGAATCATGGCATTTTTCATTGATTCTTCGCGTTTTCTATAGCCCTGGTTTTCCAAATTCAACCGATGATGCTCCTGCCTGAGCTTTTCCAAGGCAGATTCCTGGGATTCAAGCTCCCTTGCCACTTTCTCAAGGAAAGCATCCACTTCCTGTACGTCAAAACCTCTGAAACGAGTAGAAAATTCTTTTTGTTTGATCACCAGTGGGGTAACGCCCATTAGTAAACTCCTTTGTGGTTATTACATCGAACGGGCCAGGCCAATGAGACTCTTTACAACAAAATTTTGAAGAAAAATAATAACTAAAAATACAACTATCGGGGACATATCCAGTCCCCCAAAGTTCACTGGAAGATGTTTGCGGATCTGGTAAAATACGGGTTCCGTTGCCTTGCGAAGGAATCGGACGATGGGGTTGTACGGATCCGGATTCACCCAGGACAAAACGGCCGAAGCAATAACAATCCACATATAAATATTTAAAGCATAGTCAAGAACAATGGCAACCGCCATGAAAAGATTGGACAATATCAGCATTCTACATCACCCTGGTTCAGGTTATTTTTAGGGTCTTTGTTACCGTGAAACAGCCGAAAAGTCAAGTTTTTTTGACTTTTTTCTCTACTTTTTCGCAAAGTACAGGGCGATTCAGCTTCGTTCAAACATGCTTAGGGATAAATGCCGGACCGTTTCACAAAACGAAATTTTACTTCCCAAAAAACGACGTGTCTGTTAAAAAAAACGTTGACCATTTAATTCTGATCCCGAAGATCTTGGATATTTACCTTTATTGAATTGCAGTTAAATCATTTTGAAACAATTAATTAATTTTATAAAAACACTTTTTACCGGAAAACCCAAAAAACAAGATGCCGGCACCACTATTCCGGAAACCCGGAAACCCAAAGCGCCTGCATCGCCCCCCGACAGTGAAACCAAGGCAAAGGAAAGGCCCCGTCCAAAACCCAGAAAACCGCGCTGGACCATAGAAAGATTCCAGGTTGAACCCCAGGAGGGAAAGACCCGCTTTCATGACCTAAAGCTGACCACTGGACTAATGCATGCTATCTGTGATCTTAATTTTAAATACTGCACAGATATTCAGGCCCGACTTCTTCCCCACACCCTTGAGGGCCGGGATGCCACCGCCAAGGCCCAGACCGGAACAGGCAAAAGCGCCACCTTTATAATTGCCTTAATCAATCAATTTGCCTGCAAATCCGTCAAGCGGCAAAAAAAGTATCCCAGGGCCCTAATCCTTGCCCCCACAAGAGAACTTGTTCACCAGATTGAAAAGGATTTTAAAGGGCTCGCCAAGTATTCCCATCTGCGGATTGTTCCGGTTTTCGGCGGAACCGACTATCAGAAACAACAGACCCTACTCACAGACAAACCCGTAGACGTCATTGCCGCGACCCCGGGGCGCCTTCTGGATTTTATCTCAAAAAAACTGATTGATCTGTCCAGGGTGGAGATTGTTGTCATTGACGAGGCCGACCGAATGCTGGATATGGGATTTATCCCCGATGTCCGCCGCCTGATTTACATGACCCCACACAAGGACAAGCGCCAGACCCTGTTTTTTTCAGCCACCCTCACAGATGATGTGCTCCGTCTGGCTGACTCCTGGACCCGGGATGCCGTACGGATTGAGATTGATCCGGAACAGGCCGCTGCAGATTCCATCAACCAAATCGTTTACCTGACCACAGAAACGGATAAATTTAAGAATGTCTGCAATCTCTTAATCAGTGAAAAACTTGAACGGGTGATTATCTTTGTCAACCGCAAGGATACGGCCCGGTTTCTGTCAGATAAATTATCCAGATACGGCATGAACGCGGGGGTTCTGTCCGGGGACGTGGCCCAGGACAAACGGTTTAAGGTGCTCAACAGGTTTAAAACCGGGGATCTCAATGTTCTAGTGGCAACGGATGTAGCAGCCAGGGGACTGCACATTGAAAACATCAGCCACGTCATCAACTATGATTTACCCATAGAACCCGAGCATTACATCCATCGAATCGGCCGCACCGGCAGAGCAGGTGCCACAGGGACCTCAGTCAGCTTTGCCGATGAAATGAGTTCGTTTCAAATTCCAAAGATCGAAGAGGTGCTGGGTCACAAAATCAGCTGTGAATATCCAACAGCGGCTTTGGAGGCAGACCTGCCTGCACCGGCCCCTCGGCCGTCAAAAAAACCATACAAACAAAAAAATAACACAAAAGGTGCGAACAAAGGTCAAAAGCCTTATAGAAGGCGGAAAAAACCTGCTAAAACAACGGCAACCAAAAACCCATGACCCGGTTGACACCCAACCATGTTCAATGTAAAAATAACTTAAGTAATAAATTCAATTAGAAACCACAAGGAGTAACACCAACACATGTTTGGTCTAGGAATGCCGGAAATTTTGTTGATTCTGGCCATAGCCCTTATTGTCATAGGTCCGCAGAAGCTGCCGGAAGTAGCAAAGACGCTTGGCAAAGCAATGGGAGAATTTAAGCGGTCTGCCCAGGATTTAAAAAATTCCATTGATATAGAAACCACGGTAAAAGACCCCAAGCCAACGCCTGTTAAAACAAAACTCAAGGATGTTATCAAAGACATTGGCACTCAGGATTCTGAACCAGAGCAGACACCAAACAAACCGGAAACCTCGGACAACACGAATGACCTGAAAGCCAAGTCATCCACGAAAGCGCCCCAGGACAGCCCGGATGAATATCCCCCTGCTCCGGCTTCGTCAGAACCGGAAACAACCACCCCTAAAGAATAATTCCATCAGGTATCCGACATGAGCGAGCAGGAAGAAAAAAGCCCTTTTACCGAACATCTGGGCGAATTGCGAGACCGTTTGATTCACGCGTTTATTGCCGTGGGATTAGGCTTTGCTGTTGCCTATTTTTTCAAAGAACAACTGTTTGAGATTCTCACGGCGCCTTTGGTAACCGCCATGGCTAAAAGCGGCCACGCAAAGCTGATCTTTACAGGATTGCCCGAAGCCTTTTTTACCTATCTGAAAGTGGCGCTGCTGGGCGGCGTTGTCCTTGCGACCCCGGTACTGTTTTATGAATTCTGGATGTTTGTCTCTCCGGGACTGTACCGGGACGAGAAAAAATACCTTCTGCCCATTATCCTTCTCTCCCTTATTTTCTTTATTGCCGGTTCATCATTTGGCTATTTTATAGTTTTCCCATACGGGTTTCAGTTTTTTTTAGGCTTTACCACGGAAACCATCCAGGCCATGCCTTCCATGAAGGAGTATCTCTCTTTTGCATCCAAAATGCTTCTGGCCTTCGGGTTTGTTTTTGAGCTGCCCCTTGTCCTGACCTTTTTATCGCGCATGGGCCTTGTGACGCCCGCCTTTCTAAAGAAAAACAGAAAATATGCCCTGCTCCTGTTTTTTGTGGGTGCAGCAATCATCACCCCGCCGGATGTGGTTACCCAGATCATGATGGCCATGCCGCTGATTCTTTTATATGAAATCGGCATTCTCGGGGCAACAATTTTCGGCAAAGCATCTAAGTCAGATAGTGAAGGAAAAAATGATGATGATGAGCAGGAAGAGAAAATTTCAGAATTTGACGACGGTCCTGAAACAGATGATATAGACAGTGAATTTAAAAAATAGGTCCCGTGTTTCCCCGAACTATACAATTCCCAACAACGAACATGCTGACGGATAAACCGCAGATATTCATGGTCAGCTGATAAAAAAACCAAAAAGAGCCAGTCGTTTTTTAACTTTCGAAAAATCGGAGGTTTTAACGGCAATATGGTAGTTTTCTGCCCGGATAACGTATTTTTTGAGTATTGTCCCTTTATCAAAATCGTCAGAAGTTCCCTGTCGGGTTTTACCCTGAAAACGGACATGGCCGGTACCTGTTCAAGGGGATTCATTTTAAAAGCCAGTGTGGCCGAGACATTTGGATTGCCTGTGGTCCGGTTTGTTTTTCGTAAGACCTCAAACAAGGTGTTGATGTCTTGAGTCATTCTATATTCTGCATCCTTTATTAATAATCAGTTTTGTATCCATACATATTTGCAGAGCAGGCAAAATTCACGGCTGTTTCATATTTTCCGGCCAGAACCGCGGCCCCTGCCAGCAATCTGCCGGCTTCAGGCGTATTGATAAGAGCAGCAGACCTTTTTGCATGGTAAAACATCTCTTCAAATGCCTGTTTTTCAAAGGCTGCCAAGGCCATTTTTCCATGTATCTGCGCCTGGGTTTCCATATTTAATAAAACAGACAGATCGGTTTTGCACCTGCGGCAAACGGTCTGCCCCGGGTTCACCAAGGCGCTACAGGCCGGGCATTTTTCCATAGGGAATCCTTTTTAGATGAATGCAGAGGTTATAAAAGCCTAAGTAACCTACTGAATTACTTTCATGTTTTGTTGTGGGCTGAGCCTGGGCGTTGATAGACCAGGTCGGCCCATGGCTGTTTTATAAGAAAGTCTGGGTAAGTTACTCAGATCTTTCAAGTTTTGTTGTGGGCCGAAGTCTCGGTGTAGATAGACCAAGGACGGCCCGTGGCCGTTATTCAAGATAGAAAAGAATATCTTCAAGCGCTTGGGCTGATTTTTGGGCCTCATCCAGGTTTTTATCAGCGGCCAGCGCCTCAATATCTTCAATGAGGTTAATAATCTCCTCACAATCTTCGGCAGAAGCCTCTTCAAGGAGATCCCTGGCCCTGGAAATAAGAGACTGAAGCGCTTCGGGCATTTCAGCCGGGGCCGCCGTTGCTTCATCGGAATCATTTGCCGGCGTATCCAAAGCATCCTGGGATTCCCAGACTTCATCGATCTTGCTTTTTGATACCGACACATTGTCCTGGGAAATCTCGGAAAAGGCATTTTCAATCACACCGGTAATCTGTTTTCCCGTATTCTTTTCAATGGCGGTAATTTTGAGTATGCCGTTAAAATCCAGTTCATATTTCAAAATGACCGAACTTTGTGCCGGCTGTCCCGGACTTAAATCAAGCCGGTAGTTGCCAATGAGAATATTGTTCAATGCATCTCTGTCTTCCCCCTGATACACCTGGACCTGAACTCTTTCCTGCCCGGGAATAACAGTCCAGAATACCTCACTTTTAACAGCGGGAAGTTTTGTATTTCTGCGGATCAAAGGGACAAAAAGGCTCTCGGTTAATTCACCGTCCAGTTCTCCCAAGGCAGACGTACCAAAGGTATAGGGGGTAATATCCAGTAATATGCCCGAGGAATCCAGCCCCATCTCCCGGCCGGCCTGGATGGCAGCGCCCATAGCGACACACAGATCCGGGTCAATTTCCTGATGGGGTAAAATGCCGAAACTGTCTTCCAGCATGGCCGAAAGCCTGGGTATCCTTGTGGAGCCCCCGACCAGAATAATTTTATCAAGGGCTGACGGCAGCATGGCCGCATCCTTCAAAGCTTTGTTCACACTGTCCATTGTTTTTTGAAGAAGGGGCTCAATCATGGATTGAAAATCCACTCTGGATAATTCATAGGAAAGATGTACATCCATGCCGTCTTTCTTGGCAATATGATCCTCTTCAATGGCGGCATAGGGGGCACTGGAGAGCTCTATTTTCGCTTTTTCCGCCGCACGCTTAAGCCTTGCCCTTGCAATGGTATCCTCTGAAAGGTCAAGATTATGTTCCGCTTTAATATGAGCCAGAAGCATATTCTCAATCTCAAAGTCAAAATCATCTCCGCCCAGATGGTTGTCCCCGGTGGAAGAGAGCACCTCCACCACCCCGTCCTCAATTCTTACAATGGAGACATCAAAGGTACCGCCCCCAAGGTCATACACCAGAATGATCCGAGAGTCGGTATCAGCGGATTCATAGGCAAGGGCTGCGGCTGTCGGTTCATTGAGAATCCGGACAACGGTGAGTCCTGCAATTTCGCCGGCCTCCCTGGTCGCCTGGCGCTGGACATCCGTAAAATAGGCCGGCGTGGTGATGACCGCCTTTGTAATGGTTTGGCCCGTTATCCGCCGGGCCCTATCCTTAAGTTCTTTGAGTATAAAAGCGGAAATCTCCTGGGGGGTATAGGTATTGCCGCCTATAGAAATTTTTTCCTGTGAACCCATAAGGCGCTTAATGGAAAGAACCGTTTTTTCAGGGTAAAGCGTCGCCTGATTTTTGGCCGCTGTTCCCACGGTCATGGTTCCGGTTGTCCCAAGCCCCACACAAGAGGGCACAATACCGTTGTCATTCTCCTCTAAAACGGTTGATTTACCATCTAT is a genomic window of uncultured Desulfobacter sp. containing:
- a CDS encoding zinc-ribbon domain-containing protein; the protein is MKIACPSCGNNANLPDDKIPKDKDFSFKCPKCGTSVPVKASAGNAGAADFEPNIADMGSDVSMLQAGGGNQALVCIAPSLGRNRIMAGLENVGLKAHVPDTQAQALKNLEYYVYPLVVIDDAFDTDKIITAYMNNMDMFLRRKICLIRLGPGFETGNAMTALNLSANYVIKSQDLEMEDASLVNDVLAVALSEHEQMYAVFNDSMKAVGKA
- a CDS encoding PilT/PilU family type 4a pilus ATPase; its protein translation is MKKQQLDYILTKMLDSHNNVSDLNITPGKPLQVESSGQLLPVDLGPGFKVLTPFQTEALALNLINNDRKQLETLLREGSCDLSYQLSTKARFRVNIFSRSGKYAIVLRKLETAIPTIEKLNLPASFHKMAEEKNGIIFVTGATGSGKSTSLAALLDKINDTKSVHVITLEDPIEYQHTQKRSTFNQRELGMDFDTFASGLRAALRQAPKVILVGEMRDRETVEIGLAAAETGHLVVSTLHTVDAGQTINRVLGMFSTEEETQIRIRLADTVRWVVAQRLLPKVGGGRVAAFEIMATNLRVKDSILNGESEGKTFNDIIVAGKAQGMISFDEFIVSLYETGKIDENTAMAYASRKDIVGRGLDRIKSARGESTSGIESLEIDRSYGGEEDNLL
- a CDS encoding type IV pilus twitching motility protein PilT, giving the protein MAEIDAFFKLMHDQGASDLHLTAGQQPALRLHGDIERIKYDKLTNDKLRGMLYEITSQEKIKEFEETGDVDFGYEIPGLARYRANYFMQKNGIAAVFREIPSNILTAEALGLPAVISKLADLPRGLVLVTGPTGSGKSTTLAAIIDQANRNRKDHIITVEDPIEFVHKSQGCIVNHREVGTHTKTFSSALRGALREDPDIILVGELRDLETISLAVEAASTGHLVFGTLHTSSAHKTVDRLVEVFPSSEQAQIRSTLSDGLRAIVAQVLFKRIDKKGRCAALEILVATPAVRNLIRESKTHQIPSMIQTGKQYGMQLLDDAIMKLYKEGKVGADDAYSKANNKSLFRPFLKKPPADFTEA
- a CDS encoding DivIVA domain-containing protein, which translates into the protein MGVTPLVIKQKEFSTRFRGFDVQEVDAFLEKVARELESQESALEKLRQEHHRLNLENQGYRKREESMKNAMIQSQKVLEQMKDNAEKSAQVIIANAEVQAEKILNQAHKRLSQLHSDITELKRQRIQLEMQISSVLESHSKLLEMTKEENKAADESDTALKFIRRA
- a CDS encoding YggT family protein translates to MLILSNLFMAVAIVLDYALNIYMWIVIASAVLSWVNPDPYNPIVRFLRKATEPVFYQIRKHLPVNFGGLDMSPIVVFLVIIFLQNFVVKSLIGLARSM
- a CDS encoding DEAD/DEAH box helicase, which gives rise to MKQLINFIKTLFTGKPKKQDAGTTIPETRKPKAPASPPDSETKAKERPRPKPRKPRWTIERFQVEPQEGKTRFHDLKLTTGLMHAICDLNFKYCTDIQARLLPHTLEGRDATAKAQTGTGKSATFIIALINQFACKSVKRQKKYPRALILAPTRELVHQIEKDFKGLAKYSHLRIVPVFGGTDYQKQQTLLTDKPVDVIAATPGRLLDFISKKLIDLSRVEIVVIDEADRMLDMGFIPDVRRLIYMTPHKDKRQTLFFSATLTDDVLRLADSWTRDAVRIEIDPEQAAADSINQIVYLTTETDKFKNVCNLLISEKLERVIIFVNRKDTARFLSDKLSRYGMNAGVLSGDVAQDKRFKVLNRFKTGDLNVLVATDVAARGLHIENISHVINYDLPIEPEHYIHRIGRTGRAGATGTSVSFADEMSSFQIPKIEEVLGHKISCEYPTAALEADLPAPAPRPSKKPYKQKNNTKGANKGQKPYRRRKKPAKTTATKNP
- a CDS encoding twin-arginine translocase TatA/TatE family subunit: MFGLGMPEILLILAIALIVIGPQKLPEVAKTLGKAMGEFKRSAQDLKNSIDIETTVKDPKPTPVKTKLKDVIKDIGTQDSEPEQTPNKPETSDNTNDLKAKSSTKAPQDSPDEYPPAPASSEPETTTPKE
- the tatC gene encoding twin-arginine translocase subunit TatC, translating into MSEQEEKSPFTEHLGELRDRLIHAFIAVGLGFAVAYFFKEQLFEILTAPLVTAMAKSGHAKLIFTGLPEAFFTYLKVALLGGVVLATPVLFYEFWMFVSPGLYRDEKKYLLPIILLSLIFFIAGSSFGYFIVFPYGFQFFLGFTTETIQAMPSMKEYLSFASKMLLAFGFVFELPLVLTFLSRMGLVTPAFLKKNRKYALLLFFVGAAIITPPDVVTQIMMAMPLILLYEIGILGATIFGKASKSDSEGKNDDDEQEEKISEFDDGPETDDIDSEFKK
- a CDS encoding Hsp70 family protein; amino-acid sequence: MEPIIGIDLGTTNSEVAFIIDGKSTVLEENDNGIVPSCVGLGTTGTMTVGTAAKNQATLYPEKTVLSIKRLMGSQEKISIGGNTYTPQEISAFILKELKDRARRITGQTITKAVITTPAYFTDVQRQATREAGEIAGLTVVRILNEPTAAALAYESADTDSRIILVYDLGGGTFDVSIVRIEDGVVEVLSSTGDNHLGGDDFDFEIENMLLAHIKAEHNLDLSEDTIARARLKRAAEKAKIELSSAPYAAIEEDHIAKKDGMDVHLSYELSRVDFQSMIEPLLQKTMDSVNKALKDAAMLPSALDKIILVGGSTRIPRLSAMLEDSFGILPHQEIDPDLCVAMGAAIQAGREMGLDSSGILLDITPYTFGTSALGELDGELTESLFVPLIRRNTKLPAVKSEVFWTVIPGQERVQVQVYQGEDRDALNNILIGNYRLDLSPGQPAQSSVILKYELDFNGILKITAIEKNTGKQITGVIENAFSEISQDNVSVSKSKIDEVWESQDALDTPANDSDEATAAPAEMPEALQSLISRARDLLEEASAEDCEEIINLIEDIEALAADKNLDEAQKSAQALEDILFYLE